In Macadamia integrifolia cultivar HAES 741 chromosome 1, SCU_Mint_v3, whole genome shotgun sequence, a single window of DNA contains:
- the LOC122065374 gene encoding uncharacterized protein LOC122065374, with the protein MTFMPLREPLHTLRICPPQVIFKSTWDDRPRSCCGSETPDFTEKITLPKFEHLPLPEDTIVSQQTIIVEVFDIGSMTIQVPDAWKVQDICEHIKHEHKEKIHGKRKVYILKQNGIVLENSKKLSDYSIENWGTLKFEKQ; encoded by the exons ATGACGTTTATGCCACTGCGTGAGCCACTGCATACTCTCCGTATATGCCCCCCTCAAGT GATTTTCAAGTCAACCTGGGATGATAGGCCAAGATCATGCTGTGGGTCTGAAACTCCTGATTTTACTGAGAAAATTACTCTTCCAAAGTTTGAGCATCTTCCTCTTCCAGAGGACACTATTGTTTCTCAACAAACCATTATTGTGGAAGTCTTCGACATTGGTTCAATGACCATACAAGTACCGGACGCTTGGAAGGTTCAAGATATATGTGAACACATAAAACATGAGCATAAGGAAAAGATTCATGGAAAACGGAAAGTTTACATACTGAAACAAAATGGAATTGTTCTAGAAAATTCCAAGAAGCTTTCAGACTATTCTATCGAGAATTGGGGAACCCTCAAGTTCGAGAAGCAGTAA
- the LOC122065294 gene encoding UPF0481 protein At3g47200-like: MDEEGETHAHSIDINDSIRTKLSVRRSNPSFVVSISCIYRVHKRIRKMNEDAYTPDIVSIGPYHRGMENLQAMEDLKLQYLQTLLGRTRERTSLEEYVEALKKLEDEARGCYSEPIKLSSNEFIEMMLFDGFFIIELFRKYFNSQYFRIDDNDLIFYSKSRSAIIVRDLVLLENQIPISVLDKLFNLSMDPKHDSLPLIKMALYFFSGLIPQAMHKYPQKKDNIEVVVHNHLLDLLAYTLDSSLRVVKMPDLRTKVESLPCVTELLCSGVKFKKSPIYNGSLIDIKYNEGVIEIPQLCVHDFTESFFRNLMAYEQYRFGGTPYITSYATLMDYLINSVDDVAFLRDSGIIVNQLGDDNKVFSLFSNLCNEISSTDFYYNELCDKVNEYYKRRIHRWKATLKRDYCDSPWKIISVVTAILLLFLTAWGTIFTTLPLFNVHA; this comes from the coding sequence ATGGACGAGGAGGGAGAAACCCATGCTCATTCTATAGACATTAATGATTCTATCAGAACAAAACTTTCTGTGAGGAGGTCCAATCCATCGTTCGTAGTATCAATTTCTTGTATTTACAGAGTCCATAAAAGAATTCGCAAAATGAATGAAGATGCCTACACCCCAGATATAGTCTCCATTGGTCCTTATCACCGTGGTATGGAAAACTTGCAAGCCATGGAAGATCTTAAGTTACAATACCTACAGACATTGCTTGGCCGAACAAGAGAGAGAACCAGTTTGGAGGAATATGTGGAAGCTCTCAAGAAGTTAGAAGATGAAGCCCGTGGGTGTTACTCAGAACCCATCAAGTTAAGTAGTAATGAATTCATTGAAATGATGCTTTTTGATGGCTTCTTCATCATAGAATTATTTCGGAAATATTTTAATTCACAATATTTCCGGATAGATGATAATGATCTTATCTTCTATTCCAAATCAAGAAGTGCAATCATTGTGCGTGACTTGGTATTGCTTGAAAATCAAATACCCATTTCAGTTCTTGATAAATTATTCAATCTTAGCATGGATCCTAAACATGATTCTCTCCCACTCATCAAAATGGCTCTCTATTTCTTCAGTGGCTTGATTCCTCAAGCTATGCACAAGTATCCTCAAAAAAAGGATAATATTGAAGTAGTAGTACATAACCATTTACTGGATCTGTTAGCTTACACACTTGATAGTTCTCTTAGAGTGGTCAAGATGCCAGACTTAAGAACAAAAGTAGAATCTCTACCATGTGTGACAGAGCTCCTTTGTTCTGGGGTTAAGTTCAAGAAGAGCCCCATATATAATGGTAGCTTGATCGATATAAAGTACAATGAAGGAGTCATTGAAATCCCTCAATTATGTGTTCATGACTTCACAGAATCCTTTTTTCGGAACCTTATGGCTTATGAGCAATACCGTTTTGGAGGTACTCCTTACATAACATCATATGCAACTTTGATGGATTACCTTATTAACTCTGTTGATGATGTAGCATTTCTCCGTGACTCTGGAATTATTGTCAATCAACTGGGTGATGATAATAAGGTCTTCTCTCTGTTTAGTAATCTCTGCAATGAAATCTCCAGTACTGATTTCTATTACAATGAATTGTGTGACAAAGTGAATGAATATTACAAAAGGAGAATTCACAGATGGAAAGCGACTTTGAAAAGGGATTATTGTGACAGTCCATGGAAGATTATTTCGGTGGTTACAGCAATTCTATTACTCTTTCTCACTGCTTGGGGTACCATATTTACCACACTACCGCTCTTCAATGTTCATGCTTAA